The following are encoded together in the Poseidonibacter lekithochrous genome:
- the rplK gene encoding 50S ribosomal protein L11: MAKKVTGILKLQIPAGAANPSPPVGPALGQRGINIMEFCKAFNEKTKDKSGFNIPVEITVYSDKSFTFVLKQPPMTDLIKKAAGIKKGSDNPLKNKIASLTKEQVLEIVEMKIADLNTNDKEQAAKIVAGSARSMGITTEL, translated from the coding sequence ATGGCTAAAAAAGTAACTGGAATACTTAAATTACAAATCCCTGCTGGTGCTGCAAACCCATCACCACCTGTTGGACCTGCATTAGGTCAAAGAGGTATCAATATCATGGAATTCTGTAAAGCATTCAATGAAAAAACTAAAGATAAAAGTGGATTTAACATCCCTGTAGAAATTACTGTTTATTCAGACAAAAGTTTTACATTTGTTTTAAAACAACCACCAATGACTGACTTAATTAAGAAGGCTGCTGGAATCAAAAAAGGTTCTGATAATCCTTTAAAAAATAAAATTGCTTCTTTAACTAAAGAGCAAGTTTTAGAAATCGTTGAAATGAAAATCGCTGATTTAAATACAAACGATAAAGAACAAGCTGCAAAAATTGTTGCTGGTTCAGCTAGATCAATGGGAATTACTACAGAATTATAA
- the nusG gene encoding transcription termination/antitermination protein NusG: MAQNWYAIQTYSGSELSVKRALLQLAEEMADGKISEVLVPTEDLIEIKKGKKSIVERPLYPAYAFAKIDLDTALWHRIQSMPRVGRFIGESKKPTPLSDRDIKAILDKVENRAAAKPKVSFDEGEMVRINEGPFANFNGVVEDFDMASGILKLNVSIFGRNTPVEISYSQVERVV, from the coding sequence ATGGCACAAAATTGGTATGCAATTCAAACTTACTCTGGGAGTGAGTTGTCTGTTAAAAGAGCTCTTCTTCAACTAGCAGAAGAAATGGCTGATGGTAAAATTTCAGAAGTATTAGTTCCAACTGAAGATTTAATTGAGATTAAAAAAGGTAAAAAGTCAATCGTAGAGAGACCTTTATACCCAGCTTACGCATTTGCTAAGATTGATCTAGATACTGCATTATGGCATAGAATTCAATCAATGCCAAGAGTTGGTAGATTCATTGGTGAATCTAAAAAACCTACTCCATTATCTGACAGAGATATTAAAGCTATTTTAGACAAAGTTGAAAATAGAGCTGCTGCTAAACCAAAAGTTTCATTTGATGAAGGTGAAATGGTTAGAATAAACGAAGGTCCATTTGCAAACTTTAATGGTGTTGTGGAAGACTTCGATATGGCTTCAGGAATATTAAAATTAAATGTTTCTATTTTCGGTAGAAATACACCAGTTGAAATTTCATACTCTCAAGTAGAAAGAGTAGTATAA
- the secE gene encoding preprotein translocase subunit SecE codes for MNKLKTYYKNAKEELFKVIFPIKEQIRSAYLSVFIVVTVISLFLALIDAVMSLSLSSVMN; via the coding sequence GTGAACAAATTAAAAACTTATTATAAAAATGCTAAAGAAGAGTTATTTAAAGTAATTTTTCCTATAAAAGAACAAATTAGATCTGCATATTTATCTGTATTTATCGTAGTGACTGTAATATCACTATTCTTAGCACTGATTGACGCAGTTATGTCTTTAAGCTTATCTTCTGTAATGAACTAA
- the rpmG gene encoding 50S ribosomal protein L33, which produces MANGNRIKIGLKCQECGDINYTTTKNPKTHTEKFETKKYSPRLKKHTSHKEVKLKS; this is translated from the coding sequence ATGGCAAACGGTAATAGAATTAAAATCGGATTAAAATGTCAAGAGTGTGGTGATATTAACTACACTACGACTAAAAACCCTAAGACTCATACTGAAAAGTTTGAGACTAAGAAATATAGTCCTAGATTAAAAAAACATACTTCTCATAAAGAAGTAAAATTAAAGTCGTAA
- the tuf gene encoding elongation factor Tu, giving the protein MAKEKFERSKPHVNIGTIGHVDHGKTTLTAAITMCLGLKNGQATMDYDQIDNAPEERERGITIATSHVEYETETRHYAHVDCPGHADYVKNMITGAAQMDGAILVIASTDGPMAQTREHILLSKQVGVPYIVVFLNKEDQLDDEDKEEMLELVEMEVRELLSEYDFPGDDTPIVAGSAFQALEEAKAGTAGEWSEKIYNLMNEVDAYIPTPQRDTDKDFLMPVEDVFSISGRGTVVTGAISKGTIKLGESIEIVGLKDTQTTTVTGIEMFRKEMEYAEAGDNAGILIRGIKKEEVQRGQVLIKPGTITPHTEFRCEVYILSKEEGGRHTPFFSGYRPQFYVRTTDVTGSCTLPEGTEMVMPGDNVEMTVKLVAPIALEKGTQFAIREGGRTVGAGVVAEILV; this is encoded by the coding sequence ATGGCAAAAGAAAAATTCGAACGAAGCAAACCGCACGTTAACATTGGAACAATTGGTCACGTTGACCACGGTAAAACTACATTAACAGCAGCTATCACTATGTGTTTAGGGCTTAAAAATGGTCAAGCTACTATGGATTACGATCAAATTGATAACGCTCCAGAAGAAAGAGAAAGAGGAATTACTATTGCTACTTCTCACGTTGAGTACGAAACTGAAACTAGACACTACGCTCACGTAGATTGTCCAGGTCACGCCGATTACGTTAAAAACATGATTACTGGTGCTGCACAAATGGATGGAGCTATTTTAGTAATTGCTTCAACTGATGGTCCTATGGCACAAACAAGAGAGCATATCTTATTATCTAAGCAAGTAGGTGTACCTTACATTGTTGTATTCTTAAACAAAGAAGATCAATTAGATGACGAAGATAAAGAAGAAATGTTAGAATTAGTTGAAATGGAAGTAAGAGAATTACTTTCTGAGTATGACTTCCCAGGTGACGATACTCCAATCGTAGCTGGATCTGCATTCCAAGCATTAGAAGAAGCTAAAGCTGGTACAGCTGGTGAATGGTCTGAAAAGATTTATAACCTAATGAACGAAGTTGATGCTTATATCCCAACTCCACAAAGAGATACTGATAAAGATTTCTTAATGCCTGTTGAAGATGTATTCTCTATCTCTGGAAGAGGAACAGTTGTAACTGGTGCTATTTCTAAAGGTACAATTAAATTAGGTGAATCTATTGAAATCGTTGGATTAAAAGATACTCAAACTACTACAGTTACTGGTATTGAAATGTTCAGAAAAGAAATGGAATACGCTGAAGCTGGTGATAACGCTGGTATCTTAATTAGAGGTATTAAAAAAGAAGAAGTTCAAAGAGGACAAGTTCTTATTAAGCCAGGTACAATTACTCCACACACTGAATTCAGATGTGAAGTATATATCCTTTCTAAAGAGGAAGGTGGTAGACACACTCCATTCTTCTCAGGATACAGACCGCAATTCTATGTAAGAACTACTGATGTTACTGGTTCTTGTACTTTACCAGAGGGAACTGAAATGGTTATGCCTGGTGATAACGTTGAAATGACTGTTAAACTTGTTGCTCCAATCGCTCTTGAAAAGGGAACTCAGTTCGCTATTAGAGAAGGTGGTAGAACAGTAGGTGCAGGTGTTGTTGCTGAAATCCTTGTGTAA